One segment of Salvelinus alpinus chromosome 1, SLU_Salpinus.1, whole genome shotgun sequence DNA contains the following:
- the LOC139546525 gene encoding protein yippee-like 3: MVKLTKAKTFQAYLDSCHRRYSCVHCRAHLANHDDLISKSFQGSQGRAYLFNSVVNVGCGPAEERLLLTGLHAVADIYCESCHTTLGWKYEQAFELSQKYKEGKFIIELSHMIKDNGWD, from the exons ATGGTGAAGCTGACAAAGGCTAAGACGTTCCAAGCGTACCTAGACTCGTGCCACCGCAGGTACAGCTGTGTTCACTGCCGAGCACACCTGGCCAACCATGATGACCTCATCTCCAAG TCTTTTCAGGGTAGCCAGGGTCGTGCCTACCTCTTCAACTCTGT GGTGAACGTGGGCTGTGGTCCTGCCGAGGAGAGGCTGCTACTCACCGGGCTCCACGCTGTGGCAGACATCTACTGTGAGAGCTGCCACACCACACTGGGCTGGAAATAC GAGCAGGCCTTTGAGTTGAGTCAGAAGTACAAGGAGGGGAAGTTCATCATTGAGCTGTCCCACATGATAAAGGACAATGGCTGGGACTGA